Below is a window of Sylvia atricapilla isolate bSylAtr1 chromosome 2, bSylAtr1.pri, whole genome shotgun sequence DNA.
CTACCTTAAAGAAGAGAGTTGAAACAAACCATGAGTCAAGATTTGTCACCTCCATATGAAATCATCAACTAACAAGTGCAACCTGAAATAAAGGCAAATAGATGAACTCATAAGAACCACGAGGGACAAGCTGCTTATCTTTTGAGGaaagctgctgggttttgtccAGCTGAGAAAGCTGAGACATTAAACATGCCCTGAGGACCCCCTGTTGGCTCCTGGCTTTCTCATGGATGAGACTGCTGTGGGGAAAGTGGCCAAGGATCATATCTCATGTGGGGAAATCAGCATCTGTGCCCTGTCACTGATATGACCCCTGGAGAGAATTGTGTTTATCCCTGGTACCTTCTGCTGACAAAGACACAGAAACACATGTCTACACACGTCTCTGGAGTCCTCTGTGTGGAGAAAGGAAGCTCCTAACCTATAGGGGAAAGGATGTGGTGGTGGAAAATACAAGGGAAAACCAAGTCAGGAacaaaaagttcttttttcttctcttttgggAAAACTagggcagaaaagagaaattaggaGAAATTCATGCAGTAATTCATATATGAAAAGGAAAGTTCCTAAAGAAATCCATTCTGAGGGATCCCCTCCCTGATTCTTTTTAATCATGTGAAACTAAATACAAAGATTTCTTTTGGCTTTGGGGAAATTCCTTCCCAAACTCAACAACCTTTTGTCTATGGTTCATCCTTCACTCAGTAGAGCATTAATTCTAAAAGAAAGGGACGTTTTTCTGCTGAGACACACACTCATGGAAGCATCTCTTCCTGCATCTCAGATGACCACACATCCATTGAGAGGGTTCAGCTTCTCTCCAAGGCTCACAGGACACTGCCAGAGGCAGGTTATGGTGACTTTCCTGTCATGTGCTGTGTCAAACCAGCCCTGGAGGGTCACCGTGAACAAATGGAGAACTCTGACAGAAGGTTTTAGTTCATATGTGGTTCTTTCATTGAAGCCAATTTATACAGCACTAATTAAAAGCCACAGTCCTGCTGGTTATTCCCCAGCTCCTAATGATGGGAATGACTTTTCTGAGCAGCCCGGAGGGTGCCCCAGGAGGGAGAGTGAAGCCAGCAGGAATCTCCCAAGGCTCAGGGCAAAGTGAGCAAATCAGGGTCACCAGCTGAAAACGAAACACTGCCATGTCTTTGCCCTCAAGAGGGGGCAGCCAGGGAATTTACAGGCTGCTAATTGCCAGATTCCAGCAGCCTTTTTAAGTGCAGCCGTTCCGGGACAGGACAAACACCATCGCCACGAGATGAGGGGAACTGAAACCAACTGGATACAACActgtgaaaaaagaaacaggtaTGACTGGAGGGGTGTCAGACCTGCCTGGCTGAGAATAGCAAAcccaggaaaaagcagaaatgtccTGCCCTATAGCAGAATCCATTCTGGAACAGAATAGGTGGGACTCTTTTGAAGtctgctgcctttcccccttcatttttactttggaaatattttgccaACCTTCATTGTCAAAGAGGATGAGGATGAAATCCAGGATGAGGATTgagggagagggatggagagaggggGATGTGCCACATGAGGACAGACAAGACTTGCTGAAGTCACAAAATCCTGGGCATTTGCTGTCTCTGGAGACTGCCTGCCTTCACTGTGGATGGCACCATTCGTCTGGAAGTCTtaagcacagctggaaaaatgccATCACAATTTCTTCTATGAAATCGTGACCAAGGAGACCAAGACACAGTACTGCTGGTGAACACACAACATGGTTTGAAAATTTTTCTGGTTATCATGAGGCAACCTGTGATTCCTACAGTTTTTATCCCTCTGTAACACCACTGCTAAGCCTTTAAACATAAAAAGCATACCATGACCTGATGGGCTCCCTCTAATTACAAAAAGCCATTACAGAAGGTCCCTTTTTCATCTATTTGGGAATGCTGACAGAGCTCAAATTTGGgaacatctgcaatacatcTGATCTGCAAGACAGACTAAAGCAAGTACTGATTCACCACATCTCAGGCAAAGACTTTTTCACTGGAAACAATACTTTAATGAAAGGCAAGAGAAGCAGATTGAAGTGCGTGCATCAAACATGAACAGCCAGCACATACTAGCAAACAACAGAGCAGGATTTTACTGCAAAAGTGAAGTGGAAAAAAGTGCACTGAAGCACTTACAGATTTTGACAGTGCATCTATCACATACATAGAGAGAAGCTCAGCCCCACAGGATCATTCCTTGTGAGAAGAGAGAGAACTGCTTAGTCAGAAGAGGCACAGGTGCAGAGTGCATGTGCTTCTGGCAAGACACTGAGAAattctctcctcctctgtctTAACATCTGTGGCTTCTCCCTTTGATTTATTTAAGAATTTTGCATACTAATATTTGAAGTCAATGCTGTGGGTGGATGTGTTATTTTGTGCATCATGTGAGTGAAAGAGGAAGTTCATAGACCGTTTATTAATCGAAACATAAATTGTTTGTGACACCAGTCTTTTCATACCTGGGAGATTTTGAGAAGTTCCAACTGAAATCCCCCTACAcgttttccttgtttttctcagAGGTTTCAGCAACTCAGTGGGGGTTGAGTTTTTGTCTATGGTATTTCTCACTATGCAAAAAGTGAGGAatacaagtttattttttctaggCTTGCACAACCATAATAAGTAAAGGAGGTCAGGCTTGTAAAaagtcaaacaaacaaaaagcagcaaaattattGGTATAAAAAAGTATTGCTTCCACTTTCTGGCAGTTACGGCTTGGAAGAAACAGACAACCTTTTAAGGTGCATCTGGAATTTTACCAGGAGGTTATAGGTGCCATTATGCATCTGGCACAcacttttccccctttttgcaGTCTGCTACACCTCACAGGCAAATCTTTGTGTAcctcacaaaaggaaaaatcatttgTTTTCCTAAGAATGAAAAGGAGTTTTGTTGGCTTGTTTAAAGGAGGATTGCTAAACAATAGTGGTATGTTCTAGTGTTGggacaaaaattaatttcagcataaatattgcatttactgctgttatttttcttatgtaAGTAGCAATATATATACTAATTATGGCGGtggataattttttaatcagaggGCGTTCATGTTAATTCAGACTTGATTCAAACTAGAATTGCCACTGCCATAAAGCCATATTCTCAGAACCAGAGACCTAGAAGAAGAGTGTGGTGCACTGAAGTGGAAGGCAGGCTGGTGGGCTGCCGTGCAGAAACCCACAGATTGCACAAATGGAACTACATGCCTTTAGAGATACTGGCCTGAGCAAACTGACCTCACCAAACTGAGCAGAGGCTTGAACTAGACCATCTCCTGAAGTCCCTTCTCACCTAAATTATGGTGTGATTTTATGCCAAAGGATAAATAGGCAACTTTTCACATGGGACATGACTCATGTGCTCAGATCTCACCTGGAGTCCTCTCCAGGTTGAAACCAAGTTCCTGaacttcttccctttccctatTCCTTGCAAATACAGTTTGTAGAAATAGGAATCAACAAGCAGGCTTCATGTGAGTAAACATGAATGATGCCTGTAGTTCATCCTTCCTCCAGAGTAAAATTCAATGTGACAGCATCCACAAATCTTCTGGAGTGAGTGTTCAGAAGTGATTTTCATGATGGTTTTGAGGGATAATGATGCACCTAAAACCCTTTTACAAGAGGAAACAAAGTTATACAAGCACAAACCCTCCACAGGTGAAATGCCGTGGTGTAACCTCATACAAATTCAATATTACTCTCTTGCACAAATAGATGCATTTAGTCTTTTGATTTGCAACTCTACACACTTCAAACAGCAGTAAAGCTAATCCTGCAGgtaattataaaagaaaataattctaacTCATTTAAGCAGTTCAGCtctttcagagagaaaagaacaTATGACTTTACAGTTTTACCACCTTCTGCTTTTAACTCAGCCATAAAAATCACCACTTCTCAGTTGGGGTGCTGCTGCTAGTACCAGAACTGAAACAGATGCTTCTaacctcttcttttttctaGCTCTCCACTTCCAGACTGCTGTCTGCTCACCCTCATGTTCATTTGTCACTGCTGAGTCTTTGGGAAGGGGGAGCTAAGATTAGATAACAAGCTTTTCCTCCAAGATAACTCTAAGTACAAATGCTCTTTGCtcaaacagaagcagaaactAATGGACTCTGTCCTTTTATTGTTTACAGCCATCTCAGACCCCAAAGTGGAAACTAAGTTTATACCCAGCCCAGACAAAGCCCAGGACTCTGAGAAATTGGTGGGAATGAGCTGCTCAGCAACAGGGAAACCAGCTCCAAAAATAACCTGGCGCCTtcccagcatcctgcagcagaaaCCAAGGGAGTACCACATCGAGTTCAGCAACCAGACCGTGACTGTCATCAGCAATTTTACCCACACTCACTCCAAAATCCTGCAGGAGTACCCCATCACTTGTGTGATCCAGCACCCTTCTCTAAATGTGACCCTGGTGGTGCCCACagacagcctggagcagggtcAGTATGTGCCATCAGGATGGAACTCTCCCAGGGAAGGCGCctggaagagcagctgtggctggccttgggagggatggaggaggcacCGTGGGACATCCAGATGTCCTGGCCAGTGACATTAATGTCCTAGTGCTCCTCAGGTCCCCTTACCCACCACGGTATGCCCCAGCCTCGTGGTCTCTGGGAAGGACTATTTGTGACAGGGTTCCCTGTCACGCTATGTGACAAACCAAGATGTGCCAGCCTTGGGTAGCTCAGAGGGGCTGGGTTCTGCAGACCTGACCTTATCAGACcccagctgccagtgctgcttgTGTGCCTCCTGCCAGAATGTGCTCCCAGTTCCTCTATCCACCCCAGGGAATGGCCAAGGGATGCTTCAAATGGGTTTTGGGCTGTTGCTTTATTTCATGCACAAACTGAgctcttgctgcttttcccacaggTGCAGAGAGCAGCATGGCCCTGGCCATTGCCATTGCAGTGGGGGTCTTGGTGCCCCTgacctcccttctccttctcatCTGCCAGTGCCTCAGGCCCCGGCGTGAGCCCGAGACAAACCCAAGCTGGCCGTGCTGGGTAGGTCTGCCTTTCCTCAGGGGGCCTCAAAactcagccccacagctcctggggctctgcccagccacgccagggctgcctgcacaCTGCCCAAGCCAGGCTgagcctgggctgcagagggacGCGGGAATCAGCCCCCAGCCAGACATTTGGGAAGGGGAAACCTGATCCTGCCCGCAGGTGCCCAAGGCACTGACAGCCAGGAAACCTTCCCTGTGCCAATGACAAGGGATGCTGAGCTAGAGGCATCCCTCTATTACTGTGTTTATGCACGAAATAGCTGTGTAAGCAGTGGCCAGATCCTTGCACTGGTTTTCTGCAGCTCTTACAATACcctccctcagcacagccagtgcAAAGGCAGCGGCTCTGAGGACGGGTCTCAGACAAAATGTGGCCTCAGAGGAAAAGCATGGCTCTGTGAGGGAGGCTCAGGGTGccgtgctgggcactgctggtgcTGTCCTGGTGCAGGGGGTGCAGGACACAAGCTTGACATGGGGATAAACTGAGTGAGGTGGCATCATTTCACAAAATCCCAGTCCAGCTTCGTGAAGGCTCCTCATGCTCCTTGCAGTATATGCCTGGCGTGTGCACCCTTGATTTTGGtaagaaaattggaaaaaaatcagcagtggAGGAAATGCAACACATCTTCCATGGTTGCTGTACCTCTAGGTCCAGGCTGAAGACTGCTGGTGGGAGAATTTTAGTCTCTCCTCACAGAGGGATGCAAGGACTAACTCAGCAATACAAATACCCAGGATCTTTACCCTCCCACTTAAAACATCcatatattttgaagaaataaagacaaCAACCTCTCTTTCATCAGGTTCTTCCTGCCTGCACCAAAGCCAAGAAGTGCAGGCAGtacagagctgcagaagggtGGGCTCCTGTGGTGTGCCCCAGCCTTGGTGCCCCACTGAACACCTGAGGAACAGCCTGACCTACACATGCAAGAGAGAAACTCTTAAAACGGCACCTCAAGCTTCCAAACAAACCTCCTGTGACTTTCTCcaagagaaatattaaaagggactatttataatatatatttatttattttattactataATATTCTgctttgtaagaaaaaaaaatgtaaagtatttatttgaaaCTCAGACTGGCTATGTAGATCCATTTAGTGGAACTCATCCTTTgtatttttgggggttttgacATTGTTTATTACTCTTTGATATTTTAACATTGTAAAACTCAAAAGTGAACGGGGGATTGTCTGAAACAAGGCAGAATTTTGTGTGGCTACCAGCTCAGAAAGTGCTGCTGATGGAGCAAAGGAGCCCCCTaccaggagctgggctgcagaaaACCTGTGGAACAGCCCAGCACACTGCTCTGAACTTCAGGTGTTAAACTTATTCCCCAAAGGACACAAGAGACTTTCCCTAGAGGCCAAGACTGCAGCCAGCCTGAACTTACAACCCAGGTGCCGAGAGCAGCAGGCTTCAAGCCAGGAGCCATGAGCCAAGTCTAATTTCCAGCGACCTCTCCTGGAAAGCAACGTGAAAGGCACAGAGGAGTTTCCTTCTTCACTCTTTCTCAGGGGTTTCCACAGCCCTCTTCTTCATGTCTTCATGTCCCTGATCCATCAGAGCTGTGTTTCCTGGCAGGAGGAAGGTGGGCAATAAAAGGGCAGCTGTAGGGGTAGTGGGTTGTCCACAGCACGTTGTTTGTGTCCTAGTGAGTGCAGGTGAGTGCAGTGGGAAGCAGGAGGTGGGTTGGTGggtgctttgtttcttttccagtgcaggGCAAGGAGTGTTCTCTATTCTGTCAATGCTTTGCTTCTGGGTCAGAGCTGAGCTGTAATCTCCTGTAATTAATTCCCTGAATTGTACCACAGGCTCATGAAGTCTTGCAGACTTGTAGAAATGAGAGGAGAGGCTCATGCTGGTCTTGTGGGAAGCCACCAGTGCAGgctgcttcttctccttctggCTTCCCGGAGCAAATgaggtttgttttcctcatcCATGTATTTCCCACATGAATCACTAAGTTGTAGTCAAAAAGCCAAGTGAAGTAAAATGAAAGTGAGCGAGTTGAGAATGAGTAAACTTGGTCTTTGCtgtaaaatacttcttttaGATCCCCCTAATGCTCAGAAATAGCACAGTTGGTCAGTGAGAGGAAAGGGGAACTGGCTGCAGCTGTTAGAATTGGGGTTTTTCTCTGTAGCCCCCTAATTGtcaaaggaggaagaaattatttgtccAAACTTTTCCACCAttgctgtttcatttctccCTCTATGAGGGaagaggccaggggagaaggagGTTTTTTCCTGCGTTTGTGGAGGGCAGGAATGGGGTGAAGAGCCCTTCTTGAGCAAGCTGTGTGGCCTCAGCCCTTGCCATTCTGCAAGTGCACGTGAAATTTAGAGCAGTTTATTTGAGTTTTAACATGAGCTTTCTGCTTGCGTTTAGATTaaggttttgttgggtttgttgtttagtttgttggggttttttttttaaatttaaaaaatataaaatcaaatcTCTTGAAGAAACAGGGAGTTTGGACATGAGTGAAGAAAAGGATTTcctgaggaaagagagaaaggcacAATGGCAGTGAGGAATCCATTCAAACCCAGGAAAATGGCAATGATTGTCTATTATTGTTTCCTAGGAGTGGATCACCTGGAGTGTGGGAAGGCAGGGCTTGTGGTCACACAAGTATCTGTTTGTATGTGGGTTTGTAGtgtcttttactttttaatttttaaagcttttggaGGTTTATGCTTCCAAGCATGGTAAGTCCAGCAGCTGAGTGAGGGATGAAATGGCTTAGAGGCAAAATTCTGtacaagatttatttttttcattcatgaTATTGGAATGAGAACGTGACATCCAGTCACAGAATACTTAAAAACAATACCTGGACTCACCTTCATGCTGTACAAAGCCATTTGCTAATATGCAGTGCCATAAAATGCTGTGTGCCACTGCTGTGGTATTTGGCTTCAGGTAGCAATGAAATGAAGGCAAGAATCCAGACTATAGATAATTAACTGGCTGATAGTTAGGGGGCAAAAAACCACATGAAATAGATACAAACCATCTTTTGTGGAATAAACAAAAGCATGACAAGGAATCAGAAGTTTTGACTATGAATTATGAACATCCTAACTGCTGTCATGAGATTCCTTTGTGATTAGTTTGTGTTTGTCTGCTCAGTTACTTCTGTTGATTGGTAAGAATTCTTTGGAGGTTATATTTCCAATAGATATTTATACAGATGCCTagtatttgttttaataaatgtgtaatttttaataaatgggTGAGTTTGATCTCAACACCTTTTGTCTGCTGTCACCCTGCATGGCTCTAGGTGGAGGCAGTAGGtgaaatgagaaacagaaataaaactggcaGATATTTAAGTGAAATAGACAGCTCTATTTTCCTGCTCCAATACAAGTGATAGGAATTAACTTTATAATAGATTAACTTTGTAAGTAAATGGAAGCAGAccacattttcaaaatcaattCTACGGGCGTGTTCTGAGCTACTACTGCcaccacaacaaaaaatttaaaaaagtgGGGGAAAACCCACTAGGATTTTTACTTGTTTTGAGGCTGGGCAGTTTTTAGTCTCACCCAACTCTGCCTTTGGCTTGTTTGTGTCACTGCATTTTGTTCAGCCTAGGGACAAGTGGTGTTGATGCAGGGTGTAATTTCTCCTAACTGATGGGAAAAGAGCAAGTGGGAATGCCACCTTTCTGCCTGCCTCTCACTTAGATAAAACTGGTTCTGGGCAGTGTGTCTCTCTTTCTAAAGCAAATGTAGCCTGCACCTCCCAGCTTTGGGATCCTTTGACCCTGACCTTAGCTGGTTTGGGTGAAGATTTTAACTCATGTAAGAAGTGTCCTTTTAAACAGTTGAGATAGATAAATGAAGGTTCCTCAGGCTGTGAAAAACGTCCATGCTCCTGTTTTGGCATGCCAGGCTATTTCAGAGTTGTGTTGTGATGGTATTTTTCTCTGCCTAGATACTGGGTTCCTGGTTCTAAGAGAACAGTAAGATACAAGCAAATTGGCCCCAACACCTCTGGCTGAAGATAGGACTTTAAAATGTAGCTGAAATGTTTGTCTTAGATATTTTACAGGCACTGGCTGAAataggaagaatattttttatctgaaagcagtgctggcagagccaTGGGACTAAGTCTGGGCAGTGAAAAGAAACTTTGTTTTGGTGATAGACCTTTGAAAGCATCATTCATCAATTCTCTGTTCCATGACCCTGGGGAATGATTAATCTGAATACCACACCAGTAAATTTTCTTATGAAATCAGGCATGGAAGAAAATATAAcctattatttttcattcagttttcaaCCTTGAGCCCCTGGAAA
It encodes the following:
- the LOC136373403 gene encoding LOW QUALITY PROTEIN: OX-2 membrane glycoprotein-like (The sequence of the model RefSeq protein was modified relative to this genomic sequence to represent the inferred CDS: deleted 2 bases in 1 codon) → MAFTGAQVKAKVTFPPATHSHRVLSQFQNPCWYLGAYEDPTFGQISRGECPERRPSIKKGKWHSVDHWLLSEHTAKMMMVTCLLLSSIWTAARASVQVLNRKVQSVQAGGNATFSCQLATKEDVIQVTWQKEVDGAEDNIATYSEMNGQKIAKAYVSHVSFAHSQLRASAISLHGVTLQDEGCYKCIFNRFPSGAVTGRTCLKVYAISDPKVETKFIPSPDKAQDSEKLVGMSCSATGKPAPKITWRLPSILQQKPREYHIEFSNQTVTVISNFTHTHSKILQEYPITCVIQHPSLNVTLVVPTDSLEQGAESSMALAIAIAVGVLVPLTSLLLLICQCLRPRREPETNPSWPCWVGLPFLRGPQNSAPQLLGLCPATPGLPAHCPSQAEPGLQRDAGISPQPDIWEGET